In a single window of the Salmo trutta chromosome 21, fSalTru1.1, whole genome shotgun sequence genome:
- the LOC115157073 gene encoding chemokine XC receptor 1, whose product MAEYKDFLDLFSDENDMDYNYTDPIYVVDKVVNFCVTADVNRFGAKFTPILYTINFLLSIIGNGLVLCIIYKYEKLTCVTNIFLLNLVISDLLFASSLPFWALYYFYGWIFGPVMCKLVGCVYVIGFYSSILFLTLMTFDRYLAVVHAINAAKRRRKIYACVSSAVVWCISLLASVKELVLYNVWKDPRVGHLCEETGFSNEIMIKWQLVGYYQQFVIFFLFPLAMVMYCYVRITVRIMSTQMRGKCRAVKLIFVIIFTFFVCWTPYNVVIMLRALQISTSDDSDPCFEVLNYALYVTRNIAYLYCCVSPVFYTFVGKKFQSHFRKLLAKRIPCLKRNILTSQNSNSRRTSQKSPHNTYEYEKGTGLQTRV is encoded by the coding sequence ATGGCGGAGTACAAAGACTTCTTGGATTTGTTCAGCGATGAAAATGACATGGATTATAACTACACAGACCCCATCTATGTTGTGGATAAAGTGGTGAATTTTTGTGTCACAGCTGATGTGAACAGATTTGGAGCCAAGTTCACCCCAATATTGTACACCATCAATTTCCTGCTGAGCATCATTGGGAATGGGCTGGTTCTGTGCATTATTTACAAATATGAGAAGCTCACTTGTGTCACCAACATCTTCCTCCTTAACCTGGTCATCTCTGATCTGCTGTTCGCCTCCAGTTTGCCCTTCTGGGCCTTGTACTACTTCTATGGGTGGATCTTTGGCCCGGTCATGTGCAAGCTAGTGGGTTGCGTGTACGTCATAGGATTCTACAGCTCcatcctcttcctcactctcaTGACCTTTGACCGGTACCTGGCTGTGGTCCATGCCATCAACGCCGCCAAACGGAGGAGGAAGATCTACGCCTGTGTCTCCTCGGCAGTCGTGTGGTGTATCAGCCTGCTGGCCAGTGTCAAGGAGTTGGTTCTATACAACGTCTGGAAGGATCCTCGTGTCGGACACCTTTGTGAGGAGACGGGCTTCTCCAATGAGATCATGATAAAATGGCAGCTGGTTGGTTACTATCAGCAGTTTGTGATCTTCTTCCTGTTTCCCTTGGCTATGGTCATGTACTGCTATGTTAGAATCACGGTCCGAATCATGTCAACCCAGATGAGAGGGAAGTGCAGGGCAGTCAAGCTGATTTTCGTGATTATATTCACGTTTTTTGTGTGCTGGACCCCATACAATGTTGTAATTATGTTGAGGGCCCTCCAGATCTCCACCAGTGATGATTCTGATCCATGTTTCGAAGTGCTTAACTACGCTCTGTATGTCACTAGGAATATAGCATACCTCTACTGTTGTGTGAGCCCTGTCTTTTACACGTTTGTTGGGAAAAAGTTTCAGAGTCACTTCAGGAAACTACTTGCAAAGCGCATCCCATGTCTGAAGAGAAATATACTGACTAGCCAAAATAGCAACAGTAGAAGAACGTCTCAGAAAAGTCCACATAACACGTATGAATATGAGAAAGGAACTGGTCTTCAAACCAGAGTATAG